A genomic window from Lycium barbarum isolate Lr01 chromosome 4, ASM1917538v2, whole genome shotgun sequence includes:
- the LOC132637641 gene encoding uncharacterized protein LOC132637641: MMLEARNNIEHEMWWEPRSGTANIWFDNWKKLGALYYLVPDDFFVDETVQDVKELRNQDGWNMSKLQQLFPTDIVDHILEELDFHESTEEWDKPRWMMTTSGKFTVGSAWELLRRKAGKSDIYKSMWILGKIASQVWRYVKAVVGITTTLLQVKQVIQVWWNADFSTKFKSIIRAIPMITMWQIWKWRNIVVHGGKMTINKVIYEINLTIHQMCRVRHPRIQVPKSLPQIMQLFETYRSHIVSKLVRWNLPMLGWFKCNSYGAARGNPGPSIVAFCIRNSEGDLVHAVARRISDGSNLVAEAMALQEGFKYCVTNDLLPVILETDSMTLKMILTGHWEIPWSISLIIKDITRLRRDKEVRVEHVLREGNGLADFLTNFVFDFAGEHQFNSYQSLPRKEKQILITENAQMPYIRIRQAKDHQIPGD, translated from the exons ATGATGTTAGAAGCTAGAAACAACATAGAGCATGAAATGTGGTGGGAGCCAAGAAGTGGAACTGCTAAtatttggtttgataattggaaaaAACTTGGAGCTTTATACTACTTAGTTCCAGATGATTTTTTTGTGGATGAAACAGTACAAGATGTGAAGGAATTGAGAAATCAGGATGGATGGAACATGAGTAAACTACAACAACTTTTTCCTACTGATATTGTTGATCATATACTGGAAGAATTAGACTTTCATGAATCTACAGAAGAATGGGATAAACCAAGGTGGATGATGACAACATCTGGTAAATTTACAGTTGGAAGTGCATGGGAGCTCTTAAGAAGGAAAGCTGGGAAGTCTGATATATACAAAAGCATGTGGATACTAG GGAAAATTGCTTCACAGGTCTGGAGATATGTTAAAGCTGTTGTAGGAATCACAACAACTTTGCTTCAAGTGAAACAAGTAATACAAGTCTGGTGGAATGCTGATTTTTCAACTAAGTTCAAATCTATTATTAGAGCCATTCCAATGATCACAatgtggcaaatatggaagtggagaaacatTGTGGTGCATGGAGGGAAGATGACAATCAATAAGGTGATTTATGAAATAAATTTGACCATACATCAGATGTGCAGAGTTAGACATCCCAGAATTCAAGTACCAAAGTCTCTTCCACAAATTATGCAGTTGTTTGAAACATACAGATCACATATAGTGAGCAAGCTAGTGAGATGGAATTTGCCGATGCTAGGGTGGTTTAAGTGTAATTCATATGGTGCTGCTAGAGGAAATCCAGGGCCAAGCATAGTGGCATTTTGTATTAGGAACTCTGAGGGAGATCTAGTGCATGCTGTAGCTAGAAGAATATCAGATGGATCAAATTTAGTTGCTGAAGCAATGGCATTACAGGAGGGGTTTAAATATTGTGTAACAAATGATCTATTGCCTGTAATATTGGAGACTGATTCAATGACTCTGAAAATGATCTTGACAGGACATTGGGAAATACCATGGAGTATCTCTTTGATCATAAAGGATATCACAAGGTTGAGAAGGGACAAGGAAGTGAGAGTGGAGCATGTACTGAGGGAAGGAAATGGATTGGCAGATTTTTTGACTAactttgtttttgattttgcaggtgaacATCAGTTCAATAGCTACCAATCACttccaaggaaagaaaaacaGATTTTGATTACTGAAAATGCTCAGATGCCATACATTAGAATCAGGCAAGCCAAAGATCATCAGATTCCAGGAGATTAA